The Acinonyx jubatus isolate Ajub_Pintada_27869175 chromosome D1, VMU_Ajub_asm_v1.0, whole genome shotgun sequence genome includes a window with the following:
- the RAPSN gene encoding 43 kDa receptor-associated protein of the synapse isoform X2, which yields MGQDQTKQQIEKGLQLYQSNQTEKALHVWMKVLEKSADLVGRFRVLGCLVTAHSEMGRYKEMLKFAVVQIDTARELEDADFLLESYLNLARSNEKLCEFHKTVSYCKTCLGLPGTRAGAQLGGQVSLSMGNAFLGLSLFQKALESFEKALRYAHNNDDAMLECRVCCSLGSFYAQVKDYEKALFFPCKAAELVNDYGKGWSLKYRAMSQYHMAVAYRLLGHLGSAMECCEESMKIALQHGDRPLQALCLLCFADIHRSRGDLETAFPRYDSAMSIMTEIGNRLGQVQVLLGVAKCWIARKALDKALDAIEKAQDLAEEVGNKLSQLKLHCLSESIYRSKGLQRELRAHVVCFHECVEETELYCGLCGESIGERNSRLQALPCSHIFHLRCLQNNGTRSCPNCRRSSMKPGFV from the exons ATGGGGCAGGACCAGACGAAGCAGCAGATCGAGAAGGGGCTCCAGTTGTACCAGTCCAACCAGACAGAGAAGGCGCTGCACGTGTGGATGAAGGTGCTGGAGAAGAGCGCAGACCTCGTGGGGCGCTTCCGCGTGCTGGGCTGCCTGGTCACGGCGCACTCGGAGATGGGCCGCTACAAAGAGATGCTGAAG TTCGCTGTGGTGCAGATCGACACCGCTCGGGAGCTGGAGGATGCTGACTTCCTTCTGGAGAGCTACCTGAACCTGGCACGCAGCAACGAGAAGCTGTGTGAGTTTCACAAGACCGTCTCCTACTGCAAGACCTGCCTCGGCCTGCCTGGCACCAGGGCAGGCGCTCAGCTCGGAGGCCAGGTCAGCCTGAGCATGGGCAAtgcctttctgggcctcagcctcTTCCAGAAGGCCCTGGAGAGCTTCGAGAAGGCCCTGCGCTATGCCCACAACAACGATGATGCCATGCTCGAGTGCCGCGTCTGCTGCAGCCTGGGCAGCTTCTATGCCCAGGTCAAG GACTACGAGAAAGCCCTGTTCTTCCCCTGCAAGGCCGCAGAGCTCGTTAACGACTACGGCAAAGGCTGGAGCCTCAAGTACCGGGCCATGAGCCAGTACCACATGGCGGTGGCGTATCGCCTGCTGGGCCACCTGGGCAGTGCCATGGAGTGTTgtgag GAGTCTATGAAGATTGCACTGCAGCATGGGGACCGGCCACTCCAGGCACTCTGCCTGCTCTGCTTTGCTGACATCCACCGGAGCCGTGGGGACCTGGAG ACAGCCTTCCCCAGGTACGACTCCGCCATGAGCATCATGACTGAGATTGGAAACCGCCTGGGGCAGGTGCAGGTGCTGCTGGGTGTGGCCAAATGCTGGATAGCCAGGAAGGCACTGGACAAG GCTCTGGATGCCATCGAGAAAGCCCAGGACCTGGCCGAGGAAGTGGGGAACAAG CTGAGCCAACTCAAGCTGCACTGCCTGAGCGAGAGCATCTATCGCAGCAAGGGGCTGCAGAGGGAGCTGCGTGCGCATGTAGTGTGCTTCCATGAGTGCGTGGAGGAGACGGAGCTCTACTGCGGCCTGTGTGGCGAGTCCATAGGCGAGAGGAACAGCCGGCTgcaggccctgccctgctcccacaTCTTCCATCTCAG GTGCCTGCAGAACAATGGGACACGCAGCTGCCCCAACTGCCGCCGCTCATCCATGAAGCCTGGCTTTGTGTGA
- the RAPSN gene encoding 43 kDa receptor-associated protein of the synapse isoform X1, with amino-acid sequence MGQDQTKQQIEKGLQLYQSNQTEKALHVWMKVLEKSADLVGRFRVLGCLVTAHSEMGRYKEMLKFAVVQIDTARELEDADFLLESYLNLARSNEKLCEFHKTVSYCKTCLGLPGTRAGAQLGGQVSLSMGNAFLGLSLFQKALESFEKALRYAHNNDDAMLECRVCCSLGSFYAQVKDYEKALFFPCKAAELVNDYGKGWSLKYRAMSQYHMAVAYRLLGHLGSAMECCEESMKIALQHGDRPLQALCLLCFADIHRSRGDLETAFPRYDSAMSIMTEIGNRLGQVQVLLGVAKCWIARKALDKGLCQTALPAALARVFQALDAIEKAQDLAEEVGNKLSQLKLHCLSESIYRSKGLQRELRAHVVCFHECVEETELYCGLCGESIGERNSRLQALPCSHIFHLRCLQNNGTRSCPNCRRSSMKPGFV; translated from the exons ATGGGGCAGGACCAGACGAAGCAGCAGATCGAGAAGGGGCTCCAGTTGTACCAGTCCAACCAGACAGAGAAGGCGCTGCACGTGTGGATGAAGGTGCTGGAGAAGAGCGCAGACCTCGTGGGGCGCTTCCGCGTGCTGGGCTGCCTGGTCACGGCGCACTCGGAGATGGGCCGCTACAAAGAGATGCTGAAG TTCGCTGTGGTGCAGATCGACACCGCTCGGGAGCTGGAGGATGCTGACTTCCTTCTGGAGAGCTACCTGAACCTGGCACGCAGCAACGAGAAGCTGTGTGAGTTTCACAAGACCGTCTCCTACTGCAAGACCTGCCTCGGCCTGCCTGGCACCAGGGCAGGCGCTCAGCTCGGAGGCCAGGTCAGCCTGAGCATGGGCAAtgcctttctgggcctcagcctcTTCCAGAAGGCCCTGGAGAGCTTCGAGAAGGCCCTGCGCTATGCCCACAACAACGATGATGCCATGCTCGAGTGCCGCGTCTGCTGCAGCCTGGGCAGCTTCTATGCCCAGGTCAAG GACTACGAGAAAGCCCTGTTCTTCCCCTGCAAGGCCGCAGAGCTCGTTAACGACTACGGCAAAGGCTGGAGCCTCAAGTACCGGGCCATGAGCCAGTACCACATGGCGGTGGCGTATCGCCTGCTGGGCCACCTGGGCAGTGCCATGGAGTGTTgtgag GAGTCTATGAAGATTGCACTGCAGCATGGGGACCGGCCACTCCAGGCACTCTGCCTGCTCTGCTTTGCTGACATCCACCGGAGCCGTGGGGACCTGGAG ACAGCCTTCCCCAGGTACGACTCCGCCATGAGCATCATGACTGAGATTGGAAACCGCCTGGGGCAGGTGCAGGTGCTGCTGGGTGTGGCCAAATGCTGGATAGCCAGGAAGGCACTGGACAAG GGCCTCTGTCAGACAGCTCTGCCTGCGGCCCTGGCCCGTGTCTTCCAGGCTCTGGATGCCATCGAGAAAGCCCAGGACCTGGCCGAGGAAGTGGGGAACAAG CTGAGCCAACTCAAGCTGCACTGCCTGAGCGAGAGCATCTATCGCAGCAAGGGGCTGCAGAGGGAGCTGCGTGCGCATGTAGTGTGCTTCCATGAGTGCGTGGAGGAGACGGAGCTCTACTGCGGCCTGTGTGGCGAGTCCATAGGCGAGAGGAACAGCCGGCTgcaggccctgccctgctcccacaTCTTCCATCTCAG GTGCCTGCAGAACAATGGGACACGCAGCTGCCCCAACTGCCGCCGCTCATCCATGAAGCCTGGCTTTGTGTGA
- the RAPSN gene encoding 43 kDa receptor-associated protein of the synapse isoform X3, whose translation MGQDQTKQQIEKGLQLYQSNQTEKALHVWMKVLEKSADLVGRFRVLGCLVTAHSEMGRYKEMLKFAVVQIDTARELEDADFLLESYLNLARSNEKLCEFHKTVSYCKTCLGLPGTRAGAQLGGQVSLSMGNAFLGLSLFQKALESFEKALRYAHNNDDAMLECRVCCSLGSFYAQVKDYEKALFFPCKAAELVNDYGKGWSLKYRAMSQYHMAVAYRLLGHLGSAMECCEESMKIALQHGDRPLQALCLLCFADIHRSRGDLETAFPRYDSAMSIMTEIGNRLGQVQVLLGVAKCWIARKALDKLSQLKLHCLSESIYRSKGLQRELRAHVVCFHECVEETELYCGLCGESIGERNSRLQALPCSHIFHLRCLQNNGTRSCPNCRRSSMKPGFV comes from the exons ATGGGGCAGGACCAGACGAAGCAGCAGATCGAGAAGGGGCTCCAGTTGTACCAGTCCAACCAGACAGAGAAGGCGCTGCACGTGTGGATGAAGGTGCTGGAGAAGAGCGCAGACCTCGTGGGGCGCTTCCGCGTGCTGGGCTGCCTGGTCACGGCGCACTCGGAGATGGGCCGCTACAAAGAGATGCTGAAG TTCGCTGTGGTGCAGATCGACACCGCTCGGGAGCTGGAGGATGCTGACTTCCTTCTGGAGAGCTACCTGAACCTGGCACGCAGCAACGAGAAGCTGTGTGAGTTTCACAAGACCGTCTCCTACTGCAAGACCTGCCTCGGCCTGCCTGGCACCAGGGCAGGCGCTCAGCTCGGAGGCCAGGTCAGCCTGAGCATGGGCAAtgcctttctgggcctcagcctcTTCCAGAAGGCCCTGGAGAGCTTCGAGAAGGCCCTGCGCTATGCCCACAACAACGATGATGCCATGCTCGAGTGCCGCGTCTGCTGCAGCCTGGGCAGCTTCTATGCCCAGGTCAAG GACTACGAGAAAGCCCTGTTCTTCCCCTGCAAGGCCGCAGAGCTCGTTAACGACTACGGCAAAGGCTGGAGCCTCAAGTACCGGGCCATGAGCCAGTACCACATGGCGGTGGCGTATCGCCTGCTGGGCCACCTGGGCAGTGCCATGGAGTGTTgtgag GAGTCTATGAAGATTGCACTGCAGCATGGGGACCGGCCACTCCAGGCACTCTGCCTGCTCTGCTTTGCTGACATCCACCGGAGCCGTGGGGACCTGGAG ACAGCCTTCCCCAGGTACGACTCCGCCATGAGCATCATGACTGAGATTGGAAACCGCCTGGGGCAGGTGCAGGTGCTGCTGGGTGTGGCCAAATGCTGGATAGCCAGGAAGGCACTGGACAAG CTGAGCCAACTCAAGCTGCACTGCCTGAGCGAGAGCATCTATCGCAGCAAGGGGCTGCAGAGGGAGCTGCGTGCGCATGTAGTGTGCTTCCATGAGTGCGTGGAGGAGACGGAGCTCTACTGCGGCCTGTGTGGCGAGTCCATAGGCGAGAGGAACAGCCGGCTgcaggccctgccctgctcccacaTCTTCCATCTCAG GTGCCTGCAGAACAATGGGACACGCAGCTGCCCCAACTGCCGCCGCTCATCCATGAAGCCTGGCTTTGTGTGA